One stretch of Paenibacillus sp. AN1007 DNA includes these proteins:
- a CDS encoding helix-turn-helix transcriptional regulator — translation MSNIRSYIEDYLKNEGYKLQQFSEMADINVGTLSAIIKGTRLISMNQLDQITSAMGLEQGYFYEMYGVECFIESAPHWRRLEPFLYRCAELGKLDIIQQVITHVTDDQSYIDELFDVAESLYSKSMNESALLLYECVADSEKYQHSERLALCQYRIFLLHKTLSNFDNLNAAVKFEPYIDKLNEEVQLDAIKDLANVYMTIHLWDKVDAWARELERKAEFQLEMQSRRRKNKRRLTAYPLFTYTAYANLMVASVYEAGREYDKAIKYMEKYMRIIEIENPTEEDQKIINLFKKWGEGNRKLYQLMLGQENVIDSYLDYIESNPEEILVGLINILQAANQYSFNVEYALNRFDYQIQFFNKDMQSKGGYKDQRLNKEYKFFYFELANYQLKQRNYSLGIDALLMCLDLSSSSKDDLMCIKCLDLYGEYRSEANETQIQKYKNVVGKLSLPTF, via the coding sequence ATGTCCAATATACGTTCCTATATTGAGGATTACTTGAAGAATGAGGGATATAAGCTACAGCAATTTTCAGAAATGGCTGACATTAATGTTGGCACATTAAGTGCGATCATCAAAGGAACCAGGCTTATTTCGATGAATCAACTAGACCAAATCACATCAGCAATGGGTTTGGAACAGGGGTACTTTTATGAAATGTATGGAGTTGAATGTTTTATTGAATCTGCGCCCCATTGGAGGCGCTTAGAACCGTTTTTATATCGTTGTGCTGAACTTGGTAAGCTAGATATTATACAACAAGTCATTACTCATGTGACAGATGATCAATCCTATATTGATGAGTTATTTGATGTGGCAGAGAGTCTCTATAGTAAAAGTATGAATGAATCGGCACTCCTTTTATATGAATGTGTGGCCGACAGTGAGAAGTATCAACATTCGGAGCGGTTGGCCCTTTGCCAGTACCGTATCTTCCTGCTTCATAAAACACTGAGTAACTTTGATAATCTCAATGCAGCAGTAAAGTTTGAACCGTATATTGATAAATTAAATGAAGAAGTGCAACTGGATGCAATTAAAGACTTGGCTAACGTGTATATGACGATACATTTGTGGGACAAGGTTGATGCATGGGCACGGGAACTGGAACGGAAAGCTGAATTTCAATTAGAGATGCAATCCCGTAGGCGAAAAAATAAAAGAAGGCTAACAGCCTATCCTCTTTTTACATATACAGCCTATGCAAATTTAATGGTAGCAAGTGTATATGAGGCCGGCAGGGAATATGATAAGGCCATAAAGTATATGGAGAAATACATGAGGATAATTGAAATCGAGAATCCTACCGAAGAGGATCAAAAAATAATAAATTTATTCAAAAAATGGGGGGAGGGGAATCGAAAGTTATACCAATTAATGCTTGGTCAAGAAAATGTAATCGATTCTTATTTGGATTATATCGAGAGCAATCCAGAAGAGATATTAGTGGGACTTATTAATATTTTGCAAGCAGCTAATCAGTATTCTTTTAACGTTGAATATGCTCTGAATAGGTTTGATTATCAGATCCAATTTTTTAATAAGGACATGCAAAGTAAAGGTGGCTATAAAGATCAAAGGTTAAACAAAGAATATAAATTTTTTTACTTTGAATTGGCAAATTATCAATTAAAACAACGTAATTATTCGCTCGGAATTGATGCTTTACTTATGTGTTTAGATCTCTCTTCTTCAAGTAAAGATGACCTGATGTGTATTAAATGTTTAGATTTGTACGGGGAGTATCGGAGTGAAGCCAATGAAACACAGATTCAAAAGTACAAAAATGTAGTAGGAAAGTTAAGTTTGCCGACTTTTTGA